The Cutaneotrichosporon cavernicola HIS019 DNA, chromosome: 3 region ACTATGCCCCGCCCGCGTTCATGGCTACCCACCGCACCGACCCCGAGGCACACAAGTTCAACCCAATGCCATCTTACCCTCCCATGTTCCAATCCTCGCACATCGGCCTTCCTccgcccctccccgccaccgccaggGAAGACAACCAGCTCAACGCTGAGCTGTACCGCCCAACTGCGGCACTCGACACCGTATCCCTCCTCTCGATCTGCTCATCGCGACGAGAATTCGTGCCCCGCGCGTACCAGATCTTCACGGCGCTTCTGTCTGACGTCGAGAACGAGAAGGCCTTCTTGCCCAGGACACAGGTTTGGGCCAACGTCATCCACGGCGTCGCCCAGCTCTGCAAGCCGCCAACCACGATTGCGGGAGAAAAAGTCACCGACTTGTGGCAGTTCCGCACCAAGCAGCTCATCAAGCGctgggaggagatgaacgGCTCCCCGTCCGGAGAACCCTTCCTGGAAAAGGACGGTATCTTGGTCTACCGCGCGTGGTTTACGGCACTCGTCAAGTGAGTTATCTGTGGCGCAACGCTAACGGCAGGGTGAACGGAAAGCTCGACCCCATCATCCCATACATCGAGCACCCCGCAATCGGCCTCGACACGATGGTTGCCGGTATGTCCCGCGATGACGTTACCAAGgcccttgagcagctcaaggtgCACGGCGCTAAGCACTTGCTGGACTGGCTTGACCTGCAAGTCAAGGAGGTGCAGGGCTTGGagcgcaagaagcgcgAAATCCGTGAGAGCGACGTTGTTCCCGAGGTCAGCCCTGTGCTGGAGAAGGTCAAGACCACGAAGCGCAGCCTCTCCTCCATGCCCAAGGAGCTGCGCGGCTCTACGTCAACACACCCCGGTGCCATGCAGGCCCGTTGGACCATTGACAACCTCCGCACCGCACTCGAGCCCATCAACCAGGAGATGACCGCGTACAACCGCCAGATGGCCCTCGAGAAGGCATCGTACGCGGCAGCTGAGGCCGATCTTCAACATGCTgccgagcagctcgcgaACATTGGGCAGCAGGGTGAAGACATGCGTCTTCAGCGCAACGTGCTTCAGGGCCACATGCACCGCTGGCACGTCGCCCTAACCGATCATCTTCTGGAGGACATCCGCGGGATGACCGAGCGCGTCTTGGCGAAAGGAGACGCTGACCCGAACCCACACAAGTGGTCGGCGCAGGTCGAAATGAGGGAAAGGGACCTCATGGTGTACCTCAACGTCCTCCCCGCTAAACGCCTTGCGCTCATCACTATTCTCGAGCTCATGCGCATGGTTGGATCTGGCGGTATCGTTGACGGTATGAAGTCGCTCCGTGGCATGGTTGCTGTGGGCCGCGCAGTCGAGATGGAGCATCGTGCGGATGTCATCCGTTCAGTCGCTGGCGCTGACTCGACGATCTGGGCCAAGACGCTCGATCCGAACAGCAACAAGCCGACGCGTTCCAACATTGACAAGCTGTGGTCCAAGATTGGTAACGAGGTGGACGCCGAGCAGCTCTTTGAGCCTGGCGAGAACGCCACACCCCAGGAGGCCCTCCGATCGGTCTGGACACCTCCATGGTCGCAGATGGTGTGCATGGGCGTCGGCTCGTACCTCATCAAGAGCCTGATCAAGGTCAGCACTGTAACGCGACATGCCGTCGACCCAGAGACCAAGATCAAGCACTCGGAGACACAGCCAGCATTCTCGCACGGCTACGAGTACGTGCGCGGCAAGAAGCTGGGCGTTATCAAGGTCAACCCGGCAATTGCTAcgcgcctcggccaagACAGTGTTCGCCAGGTGATCCACCCCAAGCACCTTCCAATGCTTGTCGAGCCCCGCAAGTGGACCCACTGGGACGAAGGCATGTACCTCAGCACCAACGTTGAGATTATGCGTTTCAAGGACTCGATCGAGCAGAAGAATCACATTGCCAAGGCCAGCAGGGAAGGCCACCTTGAGGCCGTGTTCCATGGACTCGAGGTCCTGTCGGGGACGCCCTGGCGCATCAACCGCAAAGTGTTTGACACGGTGCTTGAGGCGTGGAACAGTGGTGACGGCATCGCCGATATCCCCGCGGCACCCGACAAGTGCGACTACACCATGCCTGAGAAGCCCGCGAACGCTTCAACGGACCCcggcgcgcgtgcggcATACCATGAGCGTATGAAGGCCGTCATGCTGCAGCAAAAGAAGGACCACGGCGAGCGCTGCAAGTTCAACTACAACCTCGAGATTGCCCGTGCGTATCTCAACGACGTGTTCTACATCCCCCACAACATGGACTTCCGCGGCCGTGCATACCCTATCCCGCCACACTTGTCTCCTGTCGGTGACGACCTGTGTCGTGGCCTCCTCACCTTCGGTACCAGCAAGCCGCTCGGCAAGACTGGTCTCAAGTGGCTGCAGATCCAGCTGGCCAACGTCTACGGCTTTGACAAAGCGAGCTTTGAGGAGCGTGCGCAGTTTGCACGTGACCATGAAGCCGACATCTTTGATTCGGCGGATAACCCGCTGAACGGCAAGCGCTGGTGgctcgaggctgaggaCCCTTGGCAGTGCCTCGCAACGTGcttcgacctcgccgcggccCTCCGCTCGACTAACCCGGAAGCCTACGAATCATCTATTCCCATTCACCAGGACGGCACCTGTAACGGTATGCAGCACTACGCTGCCCTCGGCGGTGACGTGCGTGGAGCCAAGGCtgtcaacctcgagcgtgGTGACCGCCCGGCCGACATTTACACCGGTGTTGCCGATCTTGTGAACGCAGCGATCGAGGAAGACCGCAAGGCTGGCCTGCCCATGGCGCTCCTGATCGAGGGCGAACTTGGTCGCAAGGTCGTCAAGCAGACAGTCATGACAACCGTGTACGGTGTGACCTTCATCGGAGCTCGCGAGCAGATCGCGCGCCAGCTTGTCGCCCGTGGCGGCATCCATGCCGAGGACATCTACCCTGTCTCGGCTTACGTCGCTCGCAAGGTCCTCGCATCGATCGGTGACCTGTTCTCTGGAGCTCGTGCGATCCAGGACTGGCTCACGCTCTGTGCGCGTCTTATCGCCCGTTCGATCCCCGAATCGCGCCTGATCCAGGCAACCGACACCACCGAGGTGCCCGTAAGGGGGGCCCGCAAGAAGGACGGCGAAACGGGCACAAGGGGGCGCAGGGAACagaccaaggccaagaaccTGGCAAAGGAACTGATGACTGCTGTTGCATGGACGACTCCGCTCGGCCTCCCTGTTGTCCAGCCGTACCGCAAGGGCGCCAAGAAGCAGGTCATGACTTCGCTGCAGACGGTGTATATCACGGACCCTCACCAGATGACCGAGGTCGCCCCTATGAAGCAGGCGACGGCGTTCCCCCCGAACTACATCCATTCGCTGGACGCGACGCATATGCTCCTTACAGCGGCAGCTTGTAACATGGAGGGTGTCACGTTTGCGTCGGTGCACGACTCGTACTGGACGCACGCATCCACGGTCGAGCAGATGAGTGACAAGATTCGCGACCAGTTTATCCACCTTCACTCGAACGACCTCATTGGAATGCTCCGCAACGATTTCCTGGAGGCGTACGGCAACCACGCCATCCCCGTGAGCAACGCACGTCTGATCGAGTCGGCCAAGGAGCGCAGCAGCGAACGCGTGGCAGCTGGTGGTCTCTCCGGCCGAGCTGCACCGGCCGTGTATGGCGCCCAGCCCAAGGTCGCAATGGCGGCTGGCGACGTGGCTGCCGAAGTGGCCGACGCGTAcaaggagacggaggaggacgacggcgccgagcccgaggcggacgacgacattggGACCAAGGACGACTCGGCGGCGATGCTTAGCCCATCCGAACTGGCCGAGTTCGCGCCATACTCGaacaacgacgaggtcgtggtCAACGGTGTCAGGTTTGTCAAGCTCAGCGCACTCCTGCCCCCGACCCCGCCCCGCGGCCAgttcgacgtcgagcgcatccGCGAATCGGCGTACTTCTTCTCGTAAGCGCTACCCACCACGAGTGCAGTGAGCGATCGATCGCCACGCAGCGCCCTGCCACGACCCCCGTCGCATGCGCACCCTAGAGTTTCGCGATCGAACTGGACAACCAATCTGCCGGTTGTGCCAGAGCCACTCCAGGTATCTAGAACACCactccgcctcgcgcggTAGGATTTGTACGCATTGTCTGTAAGCATTTATCTGCATGCATAACCATTCTTCCGGAGATCGGGAGGGGAGAGTTTGCGAGTGCCTCAAGCGAGTCAGAGATTTTTGTTGCTGTATGCCACTCGTGCGTGTGTGTCAAGCTCTCTGGCCTCACTGAGGTACCAGATCCATTGGCGCGGGTCAGATTGACAGAGATAGTCGCTGGCCGGCCCCCTTGATCCCAATCCCAGTGGCAGAACCAAACCTACCAAAGCAGACATAAGATGTCGACTGGGTAGATTAGTTTTGGGCCTCCAAATTCAACAATTCAACCCTTGGCGCCGCCTCAAAAACAAAAACAGATCGAAACTGAGTCCTTTGTTTCTTTTACGCAATTCCGCGCTTCCTGCGCGATTTTCTTGCGCTATATTCTTTCAACTCAGGTCCATTGTTATTGGGGATGACAGTACGTCATAGAGAGATATCGCTTCGATCCCGTTGTGAGTCCAGCCCTTCGAGCTCTCCGGTAGCCGTGCACAACCGTCTGGTCGTACGGAAATGTATCTCCCGTCTGAAGAATAGAAAGCCGCAAGACTGGCGGGTGTGGGGTGTGGGCGAGTTGTACCCTTGTTTGGAGCGAGCTAAAGTCAAGTACTAGGTACAACACGGCGCGATCGGGGCTGATGACGTCGCTTGCTGTTGCTCCATGCAAGCATGATGCATGAGCACGCTGTGAATGCACAGCCTGACGTCGATGCTGAACAATGCAAGTCGCCGATTGGGGGCCGCGTGCTGGCATGCGGGATTGTGGTGCGGATTTCAGGTCCAATTATCTCAGATCAACAGAAGAGCGTGTGGTGAAGGCCCTGCGTCGTTGAGTGCTGCGGCGCCCGTGACGGGGCCTGCGGGCGCCGCAGCATATGTCGCCGAAGCGAGTGAGGTGTTGAGGGCTCGGAGAACCATTTGGTCTCCGTCTTTACTTTTACTTTACTTGTCGGTTCGCTCGCGTTCCTCTCGGGCTTGTCGGTTGGATGAGAGATCTAAAAGTTGCGTCATTTGATTCCGCTGGACCCCTGAATGTGACTCGTTTGGACCAAAGCATGCCATGTACATGGGGGTGATGACAGGGAGATTCAGGGATCGAGTGTTGGGGATTGCACCATAATCTGCCCTATGCCctgggggagggaagggttAACCGCCTGTCGTTTTCAACTGGATCTGCTCAGGTTCCGCACCTGGTGCTATTCTTCGATGAACGTGTGGACCTCGTTTGAAACCCCTTTTGCACTGCATTTTAGTACGGTTGCTATCGCTTGCCTTTTCCCCTTGCCCCTCTCAACcttccccatcctccccatcctcccacTCCGCCCACCCTCGATTCACACCCATTCATTCACACCACCTGGCCTCTTCTGCATCCTTCATCATCCCATTTACtacttcttcttcgtctTGATCAAGACACCCTTCTCTTCCTTGTACACATCAAAGAGAAACCAACTCCCATAGCTACTGCCAGTCGGCCACAAATCCGTTGGGCAAcccccaccctccctcaCCCATGTCCTCTCCTGTCTacctcgcctcgcccgaAGCGCAGCAGCTAATCCGCAAGCACGCCGCTGCCAgcaaccttccttccccccctctTTCCGTCTCTGACGACGGCCACCTTCTCGACTTTGACGCTTCCGACTTGTCGTTTGACGTTGGTGCCACCCCCGAGTCGACTGCACTCGTGTCTCCCAAGTCGTCGACCATCTCCCCCGTCCACGCGGTCGGGCCTTCCTTTACCTTTGAGCCACTCGCTCCCTGTGTCCCTCAGATCTCCCCGATCTCGTCAACACCCACTCAGGGCACTGGTTCAACCGCCGAAGCCTTAAGCCAG contains the following coding sequences:
- the RPO41 gene encoding uncharacterized protein (DNA-dependent RNA polymerase catalyzes the transcription of DNA into RNA using the four ribonucleoside triphosphates as substrates), translated to MLRTVNVGVTRRLQATAGPRIALARGFASPSTPRSKPSVAAVEAHDYAPPAFMATHRTDPEAHKFNPMPSYPPMFQSSHIGLPPPLPATAREDNQLNAELYRPTAALDTVSLLSICSSRREFVPRAYQIFTALLSDVENEKAFLPRTQVWANVIHGVAQLCKPPTTIAGEKVTDLWQFRTKQLIKRWEEMNGSPSGEPFLEKDGILVYRAWFTALVKVNGKLDPIIPYIEHPAIGLDTMVAGMSRDDVTKALEQLKVHGAKHLLDWLDLQVKEVQGLERKKREIRESDVVPEVSPVLEKVKTTKRSLSSMPKELRGSTSTHPGAMQARWTIDNLRTALEPINQEMTAYNRQMALEKASYAAAEADLQHAAEQLANIGQQGEDMRLQRNVLQGHMHRWHVALTDHLLEDIRGMTERVLAKGDADPNPHKWSAQVEMRERDLMVYLNVLPAKRLALITILELMRMVGSGGIVDGMKSLRGMVAVGRAVEMEHRADVIRSVAGADSTIWAKTLDPNSNKPTRSNIDKLWSKIGNEVDAEQLFEPGENATPQEALRSVWTPPWSQMVCMGVGSYLIKSLIKVSTVTRHAVDPETKIKHSETQPAFSHGYEYVRGKKLGVIKVNPAIATRLGQDSVRQVIHPKHLPMLVEPRKWTHWDEGMYLSTNVEIMRFKDSIEQKNHIAKASREGHLEAVFHGLEVLSGTPWRINRKVFDTVLEAWNSGDGIADIPAAPDKCDYTMPEKPANASTDPGARAAYHERMKAVMLQQKKDHGERCKFNYNLEIARAYLNDVFYIPHNMDFRGRAYPIPPHLSPVGDDLCRGLLTFGTSKPLGKTGLKWLQIQLANVYGFDKASFEERAQFARDHEADIFDSADNPLNGKRWWLEAEDPWQCLATCFDLAAALRSTNPEAYESSIPIHQDGTCNGMQHYAALGGDVRGAKAVNLERGDRPADIYTGVADLVNAAIEEDRKAGLPMALLIEGELGRKVVKQTVMTTVYGVTFIGAREQIARQLVARGGIHAEDIYPVSAYVARKVLASIGDLFSGARAIQDWLTLCARLIARSIPESRLIQATDTTEVPVRGARKKDGETGTRGRREQTKAKNLAKELMTAVAWTTPLGLPVVQPYRKGAKKQVMTSLQTVYITDPHQMTEVAPMKQATAFPPNYIHSLDATHMLLTAAACNMEGVTFASVHDSYWTHASTVEQMSDKIRDQFIHLHSNDLIGMLRNDFLEAYGNHAIPVSNARLIESAKERSSERVAAGGLSGRAAPAVYGAQPKVAMAAGDVAAEVADAYKETEEDDGAEPEADDDIGTKDDSAAMLSPSELAEFAPYSNNDEVVVNGVRFVKLSALLPPTPPRGQFDVERIRESAYFFS